A single region of the Maniola jurtina chromosome 6, ilManJurt1.1, whole genome shotgun sequence genome encodes:
- the LOC123866224 gene encoding tenascin-like isoform X4 translates to MFPLESIFFIAVLCVVNAAITVNTYEDDKRKLNDILSVDEGITGSGLDGCNPNACDQLCRRLKFPGGVCVNGRCKCDNFRREPEILEQNDIPSLDEGVTGAGLGGCDPNACDQLCRRLKFPGGVCVNGRCKCDNFRQEPEVLEQNDIPSLDESVIETGLGGCDPNACNQLCRRLKFPGGVCVNGRCKCDNFRREPEILEQNDISSLDSAIGTELGGCNPNACDQLCRRLKLPGGVCVNGRCKCDNFRQEPETMMEREVEEQLQAGCTNAGCSILCHLLGYRYGVCIGNTCKCSNALRTADGLEISLGQEIKEDIVNSVARNAVVTKAVRNCDPLACMMGCQELGFPGGSCFLDKCRCNKRGKDEEVIRSLRACNSATCNMMCLRLKYNGGWCRFDTCQCF, encoded by the exons ATGTTTCCCTTggagagtattttttttattgcggtGCTGTGTGTAGTAAACGCTGCGATTACAGTTAATACTTATGAAGATG ataaacGTAAACTGAATGATATATTGAGTGTGGATGAAGGTATAACTGGATCAGGGTTAGATGGTTGTAACCCTAACGCCTGCGATCAACTGTGTCGTCGCTTGAAGTTCCCCGGTGGCGTATGCGTCAATGGTCGCTGCAAGTGTGACAACTTTCGACGAGAACCAG AAATACTTGAACAAAACGATATACCAAGTTTAGATGAAGGTGTTACTGGGGCAGGGTTGGGTGGTTGTGACCCCAACGCCTGCGATCAACTGTGTCGTCGCTTGAAGTTCCCCGGTGGCGTATGCGTCAATGGTCGCTGCAAGTGTGACAACTTTCGACAAGAACCAG AAGTACTCGAACAAAACGATATACCAAGTTTGGATGAAAGTGTTATTGAGACAGGGTTGGGTGGTTGTGACCCCAACGCCTGCAATCAACTGTGTCGTCGCTTGAAGTTCCCCGGTGGCGTATGCGTCAATGGTCGCTGCAAGTGTGACAACTTCCGACGAGAACCAG AAATACTTGAACAAAATGATATTTCTAGTCTGGATAGTGCTATTGGAACAGAGTTGGGTGGCTGTAACCCCAACGCATGCGATCAACTGTGTCGTCGCTTGAAGTTACCCGGTGGTGTATGCGTCAACGGTCGCTGCAAGTGTGACAACTTTCGACAAGAACCAG aGACAATGATGGAAAGGGAAGTTGAAGAACAGCTCCAGGCTGGGTGCACTAATGCTGGATGCAGCATTCTATGCCATCTTCTTGGATATCGATACGGAGTGTGCATTGGAAATACTTGCAAGTGTAGCAATGCTTTAAGAACAGCTGATG GTCTTGAAATCTCGCTGGGCCAAGAGATAAAGGAGGATATTGTTAATTCAGTTGCACGAAATGCAGTAGTCACCAAGGCCGTAAGGAACTGCGACCCGCTGGCTTGTATGATGGGGTGTCAAGAGCTAGGCTTTCCTGGAGGATCGTGCTTCTTGGACAAGTGCCGCTGCAACAAGAgag gtAAAGATGAAGAAGTTATAAGATCGTTGAGGGCCTGTAACTCAGCCACATGCAACATGATGTGCCTACGGTTAAAATACAACGGGGGTTGGTGCAGATTTGATACATGCCAGTGTTTTTAA
- the LOC123866224 gene encoding tenascin-like isoform X8, translating to MFPLESIFFIAVLCVVNAAITVNTYEDDVETIRTNKLDEVESCNDGSCDRTCRLLGFDSGVCVGDTCECRKFHRDNDKRKLNDILSVDEGITGSGLGGCDPNACDQLCRRLKFPGGVCVNGRCKCDNFRQEPEVLEQNDIPSLDESVIETGLGGCDPNACNQLCRRLKFPGGVCVNGRCKCDNFRREPEILEQNDISSLDSAIGTELGGCNPNACDQLCRRLKLPGGVCVNGRCKCDNFRQEPETMMEREVEEQLQAGCTNAGCSILCHLLGYRYGVCIGNTCKCSNALRTADGLEISLGQEIKEDIVNSVARNAVVTKAVRNCDPLACMMGCQELGFPGGSCFLDKCRCNKRGKDEEVIRSLRACNSATCNMMCLRLKYNGGWCRFDTCQCF from the exons ATGTTTCCCTTggagagtattttttttattgcggtGCTGTGTGTAGTAAACGCTGCGATTACAGTTAATACTTATGAAGATG ATGTGGAAACCATTAGAACAAACAAACTCGATGAGGTGGAAAGCTGTAACGATGGATCGTGCGACCGAACATGTCGGCTTTTGGGGTTTGACTCCGGAGTTTGCGTGGGCGATACATGCGAATGCAGGAAATTCCACCGAGACAATG ataaacGTAAACTGAATGATATATTGAGTGTGGATGAAGGTATAACTGGATCAGG GTTGGGTGGTTGTGACCCCAACGCCTGCGATCAACTGTGTCGTCGCTTGAAGTTCCCCGGTGGCGTATGCGTCAATGGTCGCTGCAAGTGTGACAACTTTCGACAAGAACCAG AAGTACTCGAACAAAACGATATACCAAGTTTGGATGAAAGTGTTATTGAGACAGGGTTGGGTGGTTGTGACCCCAACGCCTGCAATCAACTGTGTCGTCGCTTGAAGTTCCCCGGTGGCGTATGCGTCAATGGTCGCTGCAAGTGTGACAACTTCCGACGAGAACCAG AAATACTTGAACAAAATGATATTTCTAGTCTGGATAGTGCTATTGGAACAGAGTTGGGTGGCTGTAACCCCAACGCATGCGATCAACTGTGTCGTCGCTTGAAGTTACCCGGTGGTGTATGCGTCAACGGTCGCTGCAAGTGTGACAACTTTCGACAAGAACCAG aGACAATGATGGAAAGGGAAGTTGAAGAACAGCTCCAGGCTGGGTGCACTAATGCTGGATGCAGCATTCTATGCCATCTTCTTGGATATCGATACGGAGTGTGCATTGGAAATACTTGCAAGTGTAGCAATGCTTTAAGAACAGCTGATG GTCTTGAAATCTCGCTGGGCCAAGAGATAAAGGAGGATATTGTTAATTCAGTTGCACGAAATGCAGTAGTCACCAAGGCCGTAAGGAACTGCGACCCGCTGGCTTGTATGATGGGGTGTCAAGAGCTAGGCTTTCCTGGAGGATCGTGCTTCTTGGACAAGTGCCGCTGCAACAAGAgag gtAAAGATGAAGAAGTTATAAGATCGTTGAGGGCCTGTAACTCAGCCACATGCAACATGATGTGCCTACGGTTAAAATACAACGGGGGTTGGTGCAGATTTGATACATGCCAGTGTTTTTAA
- the LOC123866224 gene encoding tenascin-like isoform X7, with protein sequence MFPLESIFFIAVLCVVNAAITVNTYEDDVETIRTNKLDEVESCNDGSCDRTCRLLGFDSGVCVGDTCECRKFHRDNEILEQNDIPSLDEGVTGAGLGGCDPNACDQLCRRLKFPGGVCVNGRCKCDNFRQEPEVLEQNDIPSLDESVIETGLGGCDPNACNQLCRRLKFPGGVCVNGRCKCDNFRREPEILEQNDISSLDSAIGTELGGCNPNACDQLCRRLKLPGGVCVNGRCKCDNFRQEPETMMEREVEEQLQAGCTNAGCSILCHLLGYRYGVCIGNTCKCSNALRTADGLEISLGQEIKEDIVNSVARNAVVTKAVRNCDPLACMMGCQELGFPGGSCFLDKCRCNKRGKDEEVIRSLRACNSATCNMMCLRLKYNGGWCRFDTCQCF encoded by the exons ATGTTTCCCTTggagagtattttttttattgcggtGCTGTGTGTAGTAAACGCTGCGATTACAGTTAATACTTATGAAGATG ATGTGGAAACCATTAGAACAAACAAACTCGATGAGGTGGAAAGCTGTAACGATGGATCGTGCGACCGAACATGTCGGCTTTTGGGGTTTGACTCCGGAGTTTGCGTGGGCGATACATGCGAATGCAGGAAATTCCACCGAGACAATG AAATACTTGAACAAAACGATATACCAAGTTTAGATGAAGGTGTTACTGGGGCAGGGTTGGGTGGTTGTGACCCCAACGCCTGCGATCAACTGTGTCGTCGCTTGAAGTTCCCCGGTGGCGTATGCGTCAATGGTCGCTGCAAGTGTGACAACTTTCGACAAGAACCAG AAGTACTCGAACAAAACGATATACCAAGTTTGGATGAAAGTGTTATTGAGACAGGGTTGGGTGGTTGTGACCCCAACGCCTGCAATCAACTGTGTCGTCGCTTGAAGTTCCCCGGTGGCGTATGCGTCAATGGTCGCTGCAAGTGTGACAACTTCCGACGAGAACCAG AAATACTTGAACAAAATGATATTTCTAGTCTGGATAGTGCTATTGGAACAGAGTTGGGTGGCTGTAACCCCAACGCATGCGATCAACTGTGTCGTCGCTTGAAGTTACCCGGTGGTGTATGCGTCAACGGTCGCTGCAAGTGTGACAACTTTCGACAAGAACCAG aGACAATGATGGAAAGGGAAGTTGAAGAACAGCTCCAGGCTGGGTGCACTAATGCTGGATGCAGCATTCTATGCCATCTTCTTGGATATCGATACGGAGTGTGCATTGGAAATACTTGCAAGTGTAGCAATGCTTTAAGAACAGCTGATG GTCTTGAAATCTCGCTGGGCCAAGAGATAAAGGAGGATATTGTTAATTCAGTTGCACGAAATGCAGTAGTCACCAAGGCCGTAAGGAACTGCGACCCGCTGGCTTGTATGATGGGGTGTCAAGAGCTAGGCTTTCCTGGAGGATCGTGCTTCTTGGACAAGTGCCGCTGCAACAAGAgag gtAAAGATGAAGAAGTTATAAGATCGTTGAGGGCCTGTAACTCAGCCACATGCAACATGATGTGCCTACGGTTAAAATACAACGGGGGTTGGTGCAGATTTGATACATGCCAGTGTTTTTAA
- the LOC123866224 gene encoding tenascin-like isoform X1 yields the protein MFPLESIFFIAVLCVVNAAITVNTYEDDVETIRTNKLDEVESCNDGSCDRTCRLLGFDSGVCVGDTCECRKFHRDNDKRKLNDILSVDEGITGSGLDGCNPNACDQLCRRLKFPGGVCVNGRCKCDNFRREPEILEQNDIPSLDEGVTGAGLGGCDPNACDQLCRRLKFPGGVCVNGRCKCDNFRQEPEVLEQNDIPSLDESVIETGLGGCDPNACNQLCRRLKFPGGVCVNGRCKCDNFRREPEILEQNDISSLDSAIGTELGGCNPNACDQLCRRLKLPGGVCVNGRCKCDNFRQEPETMMEREVEEQLQAGCTNAGCSILCHLLGYRYGVCIGNTCKCSNALRTADGLEISLGQEIKEDIVNSVARNAVVTKAVRNCDPLACMMGCQELGFPGGSCFLDKCRCNKRGKDEEVIRSLRACNSATCNMMCLRLKYNGGWCRFDTCQCF from the exons ATGTTTCCCTTggagagtattttttttattgcggtGCTGTGTGTAGTAAACGCTGCGATTACAGTTAATACTTATGAAGATG ATGTGGAAACCATTAGAACAAACAAACTCGATGAGGTGGAAAGCTGTAACGATGGATCGTGCGACCGAACATGTCGGCTTTTGGGGTTTGACTCCGGAGTTTGCGTGGGCGATACATGCGAATGCAGGAAATTCCACCGAGACAATG ataaacGTAAACTGAATGATATATTGAGTGTGGATGAAGGTATAACTGGATCAGGGTTAGATGGTTGTAACCCTAACGCCTGCGATCAACTGTGTCGTCGCTTGAAGTTCCCCGGTGGCGTATGCGTCAATGGTCGCTGCAAGTGTGACAACTTTCGACGAGAACCAG AAATACTTGAACAAAACGATATACCAAGTTTAGATGAAGGTGTTACTGGGGCAGGGTTGGGTGGTTGTGACCCCAACGCCTGCGATCAACTGTGTCGTCGCTTGAAGTTCCCCGGTGGCGTATGCGTCAATGGTCGCTGCAAGTGTGACAACTTTCGACAAGAACCAG AAGTACTCGAACAAAACGATATACCAAGTTTGGATGAAAGTGTTATTGAGACAGGGTTGGGTGGTTGTGACCCCAACGCCTGCAATCAACTGTGTCGTCGCTTGAAGTTCCCCGGTGGCGTATGCGTCAATGGTCGCTGCAAGTGTGACAACTTCCGACGAGAACCAG AAATACTTGAACAAAATGATATTTCTAGTCTGGATAGTGCTATTGGAACAGAGTTGGGTGGCTGTAACCCCAACGCATGCGATCAACTGTGTCGTCGCTTGAAGTTACCCGGTGGTGTATGCGTCAACGGTCGCTGCAAGTGTGACAACTTTCGACAAGAACCAG aGACAATGATGGAAAGGGAAGTTGAAGAACAGCTCCAGGCTGGGTGCACTAATGCTGGATGCAGCATTCTATGCCATCTTCTTGGATATCGATACGGAGTGTGCATTGGAAATACTTGCAAGTGTAGCAATGCTTTAAGAACAGCTGATG GTCTTGAAATCTCGCTGGGCCAAGAGATAAAGGAGGATATTGTTAATTCAGTTGCACGAAATGCAGTAGTCACCAAGGCCGTAAGGAACTGCGACCCGCTGGCTTGTATGATGGGGTGTCAAGAGCTAGGCTTTCCTGGAGGATCGTGCTTCTTGGACAAGTGCCGCTGCAACAAGAgag gtAAAGATGAAGAAGTTATAAGATCGTTGAGGGCCTGTAACTCAGCCACATGCAACATGATGTGCCTACGGTTAAAATACAACGGGGGTTGGTGCAGATTTGATACATGCCAGTGTTTTTAA
- the LOC123866224 gene encoding tenascin-like isoform X5 yields the protein MFPLESIFFIAVLCVVNAAITVNTYEDDVETIRTNKLDEVESCNDGSCDRTCRLLGFDSGVCVGDTCECRKFHRDNDKRKLNDILSVDEGITGSGLDGCNPNACDQLCRRLKFPGGVCVNGRCKCDNFRREPEILEQNDIPSLDEGVTGAGLGGCDPNACDQLCRRLKFPGGVCVNGRCKCDNFRQEPEVLEQNDIPSLDESVIETGLGGCDPNACNQLCRRLKFPGGVCVNGRCKCDNFRREPETMMEREVEEQLQAGCTNAGCSILCHLLGYRYGVCIGNTCKCSNALRTADGLEISLGQEIKEDIVNSVARNAVVTKAVRNCDPLACMMGCQELGFPGGSCFLDKCRCNKRGKDEEVIRSLRACNSATCNMMCLRLKYNGGWCRFDTCQCF from the exons ATGTTTCCCTTggagagtattttttttattgcggtGCTGTGTGTAGTAAACGCTGCGATTACAGTTAATACTTATGAAGATG ATGTGGAAACCATTAGAACAAACAAACTCGATGAGGTGGAAAGCTGTAACGATGGATCGTGCGACCGAACATGTCGGCTTTTGGGGTTTGACTCCGGAGTTTGCGTGGGCGATACATGCGAATGCAGGAAATTCCACCGAGACAATG ataaacGTAAACTGAATGATATATTGAGTGTGGATGAAGGTATAACTGGATCAGGGTTAGATGGTTGTAACCCTAACGCCTGCGATCAACTGTGTCGTCGCTTGAAGTTCCCCGGTGGCGTATGCGTCAATGGTCGCTGCAAGTGTGACAACTTTCGACGAGAACCAG AAATACTTGAACAAAACGATATACCAAGTTTAGATGAAGGTGTTACTGGGGCAGGGTTGGGTGGTTGTGACCCCAACGCCTGCGATCAACTGTGTCGTCGCTTGAAGTTCCCCGGTGGCGTATGCGTCAATGGTCGCTGCAAGTGTGACAACTTTCGACAAGAACCAG AAGTACTCGAACAAAACGATATACCAAGTTTGGATGAAAGTGTTATTGAGACAGGGTTGGGTGGTTGTGACCCCAACGCCTGCAATCAACTGTGTCGTCGCTTGAAGTTCCCCGGTGGCGTATGCGTCAATGGTCGCTGCAAGTGTGACAACTTCCGACGAGAACCAG aGACAATGATGGAAAGGGAAGTTGAAGAACAGCTCCAGGCTGGGTGCACTAATGCTGGATGCAGCATTCTATGCCATCTTCTTGGATATCGATACGGAGTGTGCATTGGAAATACTTGCAAGTGTAGCAATGCTTTAAGAACAGCTGATG GTCTTGAAATCTCGCTGGGCCAAGAGATAAAGGAGGATATTGTTAATTCAGTTGCACGAAATGCAGTAGTCACCAAGGCCGTAAGGAACTGCGACCCGCTGGCTTGTATGATGGGGTGTCAAGAGCTAGGCTTTCCTGGAGGATCGTGCTTCTTGGACAAGTGCCGCTGCAACAAGAgag gtAAAGATGAAGAAGTTATAAGATCGTTGAGGGCCTGTAACTCAGCCACATGCAACATGATGTGCCTACGGTTAAAATACAACGGGGGTTGGTGCAGATTTGATACATGCCAGTGTTTTTAA
- the LOC123866224 gene encoding tenascin-like isoform X6, translating into MFPLESIFFIAVLCVVNAAITVNTYEDDVETIRTNKLDEVESCNDGSCDRTCRLLGFDSGVCVGDTCECRKFHRDNDKRKLNDILSVDEGITGSGLDGCNPNACDQLCRRLKFPGGVCVNGRCKCDNFRREPEILEQNDIPSLDEGVTGAGLGGCDPNACDQLCRRLKFPGGVCVNGRCKCDNFRQEPEILEQNDISSLDSAIGTELGGCNPNACDQLCRRLKLPGGVCVNGRCKCDNFRQEPETMMEREVEEQLQAGCTNAGCSILCHLLGYRYGVCIGNTCKCSNALRTADGLEISLGQEIKEDIVNSVARNAVVTKAVRNCDPLACMMGCQELGFPGGSCFLDKCRCNKRGKDEEVIRSLRACNSATCNMMCLRLKYNGGWCRFDTCQCF; encoded by the exons ATGTTTCCCTTggagagtattttttttattgcggtGCTGTGTGTAGTAAACGCTGCGATTACAGTTAATACTTATGAAGATG ATGTGGAAACCATTAGAACAAACAAACTCGATGAGGTGGAAAGCTGTAACGATGGATCGTGCGACCGAACATGTCGGCTTTTGGGGTTTGACTCCGGAGTTTGCGTGGGCGATACATGCGAATGCAGGAAATTCCACCGAGACAATG ataaacGTAAACTGAATGATATATTGAGTGTGGATGAAGGTATAACTGGATCAGGGTTAGATGGTTGTAACCCTAACGCCTGCGATCAACTGTGTCGTCGCTTGAAGTTCCCCGGTGGCGTATGCGTCAATGGTCGCTGCAAGTGTGACAACTTTCGACGAGAACCAG AAATACTTGAACAAAACGATATACCAAGTTTAGATGAAGGTGTTACTGGGGCAGGGTTGGGTGGTTGTGACCCCAACGCCTGCGATCAACTGTGTCGTCGCTTGAAGTTCCCCGGTGGCGTATGCGTCAATGGTCGCTGCAAGTGTGACAACTTTCGACAAGAACCAG AAATACTTGAACAAAATGATATTTCTAGTCTGGATAGTGCTATTGGAACAGAGTTGGGTGGCTGTAACCCCAACGCATGCGATCAACTGTGTCGTCGCTTGAAGTTACCCGGTGGTGTATGCGTCAACGGTCGCTGCAAGTGTGACAACTTTCGACAAGAACCAG aGACAATGATGGAAAGGGAAGTTGAAGAACAGCTCCAGGCTGGGTGCACTAATGCTGGATGCAGCATTCTATGCCATCTTCTTGGATATCGATACGGAGTGTGCATTGGAAATACTTGCAAGTGTAGCAATGCTTTAAGAACAGCTGATG GTCTTGAAATCTCGCTGGGCCAAGAGATAAAGGAGGATATTGTTAATTCAGTTGCACGAAATGCAGTAGTCACCAAGGCCGTAAGGAACTGCGACCCGCTGGCTTGTATGATGGGGTGTCAAGAGCTAGGCTTTCCTGGAGGATCGTGCTTCTTGGACAAGTGCCGCTGCAACAAGAgag gtAAAGATGAAGAAGTTATAAGATCGTTGAGGGCCTGTAACTCAGCCACATGCAACATGATGTGCCTACGGTTAAAATACAACGGGGGTTGGTGCAGATTTGATACATGCCAGTGTTTTTAA
- the LOC123866224 gene encoding tenascin-like isoform X3 — protein MFPLESIFFIAVLCVVNAAITVNTYEDDVETIRTNKLDEVESCNDGSCDRTCRLLGFDSGVCVGDTCECRKFHRDNDKRKLNDILSVDEGITGSGLDGCNPNACDQLCRRLKFPGGVCVNGRCKCDNFRREPEILEQNDIPSLDEGVTGAGLGGCDPNACDQLCRRLKFPGGVCVNGRCKCDNFRQEPGLGGCDPNACNQLCRRLKFPGGVCVNGRCKCDNFRREPEILEQNDISSLDSAIGTELGGCNPNACDQLCRRLKLPGGVCVNGRCKCDNFRQEPETMMEREVEEQLQAGCTNAGCSILCHLLGYRYGVCIGNTCKCSNALRTADGLEISLGQEIKEDIVNSVARNAVVTKAVRNCDPLACMMGCQELGFPGGSCFLDKCRCNKRGKDEEVIRSLRACNSATCNMMCLRLKYNGGWCRFDTCQCF, from the exons ATGTTTCCCTTggagagtattttttttattgcggtGCTGTGTGTAGTAAACGCTGCGATTACAGTTAATACTTATGAAGATG ATGTGGAAACCATTAGAACAAACAAACTCGATGAGGTGGAAAGCTGTAACGATGGATCGTGCGACCGAACATGTCGGCTTTTGGGGTTTGACTCCGGAGTTTGCGTGGGCGATACATGCGAATGCAGGAAATTCCACCGAGACAATG ataaacGTAAACTGAATGATATATTGAGTGTGGATGAAGGTATAACTGGATCAGGGTTAGATGGTTGTAACCCTAACGCCTGCGATCAACTGTGTCGTCGCTTGAAGTTCCCCGGTGGCGTATGCGTCAATGGTCGCTGCAAGTGTGACAACTTTCGACGAGAACCAG AAATACTTGAACAAAACGATATACCAAGTTTAGATGAAGGTGTTACTGGGGCAGGGTTGGGTGGTTGTGACCCCAACGCCTGCGATCAACTGTGTCGTCGCTTGAAGTTCCCCGGTGGCGTATGCGTCAATGGTCGCTGCAAGTGTGACAACTTTCGACAAGAACCAG GGTTGGGTGGTTGTGACCCCAACGCCTGCAATCAACTGTGTCGTCGCTTGAAGTTCCCCGGTGGCGTATGCGTCAATGGTCGCTGCAAGTGTGACAACTTCCGACGAGAACCAG AAATACTTGAACAAAATGATATTTCTAGTCTGGATAGTGCTATTGGAACAGAGTTGGGTGGCTGTAACCCCAACGCATGCGATCAACTGTGTCGTCGCTTGAAGTTACCCGGTGGTGTATGCGTCAACGGTCGCTGCAAGTGTGACAACTTTCGACAAGAACCAG aGACAATGATGGAAAGGGAAGTTGAAGAACAGCTCCAGGCTGGGTGCACTAATGCTGGATGCAGCATTCTATGCCATCTTCTTGGATATCGATACGGAGTGTGCATTGGAAATACTTGCAAGTGTAGCAATGCTTTAAGAACAGCTGATG GTCTTGAAATCTCGCTGGGCCAAGAGATAAAGGAGGATATTGTTAATTCAGTTGCACGAAATGCAGTAGTCACCAAGGCCGTAAGGAACTGCGACCCGCTGGCTTGTATGATGGGGTGTCAAGAGCTAGGCTTTCCTGGAGGATCGTGCTTCTTGGACAAGTGCCGCTGCAACAAGAgag gtAAAGATGAAGAAGTTATAAGATCGTTGAGGGCCTGTAACTCAGCCACATGCAACATGATGTGCCTACGGTTAAAATACAACGGGGGTTGGTGCAGATTTGATACATGCCAGTGTTTTTAA
- the LOC123866224 gene encoding tenascin-like isoform X2, with protein MFPLESIFFIAVLCVVNAAITVNTYEDDVETIRTNKLDEVESCNDGSCDRTCRLLGFDSGVCVGDTCECRKFHRDNDKRKLNDILSVDEGITGSGLDGCNPNACDQLCRRLKFPGGVCVNGRCKCDNFRREPEILEQNDIPSLDEGVTGAGLGGCDPNACDQLCRRLKFPGGVCVNGRCKCDNFRQEPEVLEQNDIPSLDESVIETGLGGCDPNACNQLCRRLKFPGGVCVNGRCKCDNFRREPEILEQNDISSLDSAIGTELGGCNPNACDQLCRRLKLPGGVCVNGRCKCDNFRQEPETMMEREVEEQLQAGCTNAGCSILCHLLGYRYGVCIGNTCKCSNALRTADGLEISLGQEIKEDIVNSVARNAVVTKAVRNCDPLACMMGCQELGFPGGSCFLDKCRCNKRDEEDEKRSWQACNNVNCYFMCRSWGYIGGSCRGGTCLCV; from the exons ATGTTTCCCTTggagagtattttttttattgcggtGCTGTGTGTAGTAAACGCTGCGATTACAGTTAATACTTATGAAGATG ATGTGGAAACCATTAGAACAAACAAACTCGATGAGGTGGAAAGCTGTAACGATGGATCGTGCGACCGAACATGTCGGCTTTTGGGGTTTGACTCCGGAGTTTGCGTGGGCGATACATGCGAATGCAGGAAATTCCACCGAGACAATG ataaacGTAAACTGAATGATATATTGAGTGTGGATGAAGGTATAACTGGATCAGGGTTAGATGGTTGTAACCCTAACGCCTGCGATCAACTGTGTCGTCGCTTGAAGTTCCCCGGTGGCGTATGCGTCAATGGTCGCTGCAAGTGTGACAACTTTCGACGAGAACCAG AAATACTTGAACAAAACGATATACCAAGTTTAGATGAAGGTGTTACTGGGGCAGGGTTGGGTGGTTGTGACCCCAACGCCTGCGATCAACTGTGTCGTCGCTTGAAGTTCCCCGGTGGCGTATGCGTCAATGGTCGCTGCAAGTGTGACAACTTTCGACAAGAACCAG AAGTACTCGAACAAAACGATATACCAAGTTTGGATGAAAGTGTTATTGAGACAGGGTTGGGTGGTTGTGACCCCAACGCCTGCAATCAACTGTGTCGTCGCTTGAAGTTCCCCGGTGGCGTATGCGTCAATGGTCGCTGCAAGTGTGACAACTTCCGACGAGAACCAG AAATACTTGAACAAAATGATATTTCTAGTCTGGATAGTGCTATTGGAACAGAGTTGGGTGGCTGTAACCCCAACGCATGCGATCAACTGTGTCGTCGCTTGAAGTTACCCGGTGGTGTATGCGTCAACGGTCGCTGCAAGTGTGACAACTTTCGACAAGAACCAG aGACAATGATGGAAAGGGAAGTTGAAGAACAGCTCCAGGCTGGGTGCACTAATGCTGGATGCAGCATTCTATGCCATCTTCTTGGATATCGATACGGAGTGTGCATTGGAAATACTTGCAAGTGTAGCAATGCTTTAAGAACAGCTGATG GTCTTGAAATCTCGCTGGGCCAAGAGATAAAGGAGGATATTGTTAATTCAGTTGCACGAAATGCAGTAGTCACCAAGGCCGTAAGGAACTGCGACCCGCTGGCTTGTATGATGGGGTGTCAAGAGCTAGGCTTTCCTGGAGGATCGTGCTTCTTGGACAAGTGCCGCTGCAACAAGAgag ATGAAGAAGATGAAAAGAGGTCGTGGCAAGCATGCAACAATGTCAACTGCTATTTTATGTGTCGCAGCTGGGGCTACATCGGCGGTTCATGCCGAGGTGGTActtgtttgtgtgtgtaa